The following is a genomic window from Chitinophagales bacterium.
TTCATAATTAAGCATTGCCAGTTTTTCACTTAGAGAAAATGTATCGGCTATAGCCTTCAATTTCATTTTCTTCAGCATATCTACTACCGGCTTTTTTTCAGTTTCAAATAGCGGCTGTGTAACTATAGTGCAATCAATAGGCTTTGACAATTCTAGTGATTTAGCGGGAGAGAGGACGAGTAGCATCTAAATATTAATTTTAAATTCTGAATTTTGAATAAGTAAATTATTGTTGTTATTTATTACCATACTGGCTCTTAGTTTAGGTCTACATTTCTCAAAATAAAATTCCTGACCCGCTCTATACCTTTTGTGAAAACGGCTTTTATAGTTTTCTATATCTAAATTCGGATTAGATTCTAAAGAGCGTTTTAGATTTCTTGCCCACGATGTTTCAATTTTTACATCTAGATAAATGGAATAATCCCATAATTCAAATAGTTCATCACGATGAAGAAAAATACCTTCGACAAGCATAATTGTATCATTATCTAGTTCACAATACACTTCTTCTTGTATGTTCTTTTGAAGATTAAACGACTGCGTTAAAATTTTCTTATCACCATAGCGAAATGGCATGACACAGCGATTTATGAATGTATTGTAATCGTAGGAGTCTAAATAGAAACCATGTGGCGAGTCGACTCCTTTTTGATATCGAATTTCCTTAGGTTGATGAAAATGATCTATGGAAATAACCATTGCCTTTTTATTGATTTTTTTAAGCTCATTTGAAAGCTGATAAGCAAAAGTTGTTTTCCCTGCAGCATCTACACCATCAATGGAGATAATCTTAGCCTTTGAAGTTAAAATGGAATTTACTAGCTGCTGCATAAATTAGACCCAATACATTTGCGTATCATATTCAAAAGTTACGATACCATTGGACTGATAATTTTGAAATAATTGATTGATAGCTTCCATCAATTTCTCATACTCTCCACCTTGCTTTGGACAATAAGAAGAAGACATCAGCCGACCTTTCAATCCATCTAAATTAAATTCCTGATAATTTTTTAACTCATATGTTTTCATAGTTCGCGGAGAAAAAAAATCAACAATATCATCATCCTTGATTTCTCTGTGATTTGAATTTTGATAAGCAGGGATATTATTTTTCAAAGTCTCTTCATATTCATTTGAAAACGGGGTATTCGTACTTCTCGAATTCCAAATCAACACCACATTCCCCGTCGGTTTTAAAATTCTTTGAATTTCTTTTTTAAATAAATCTTTATCAAACCAATGAAATGACTGTGCACAAACAATAATATCGACACTGCTACTTTGTAAATTGGTATTCTCTGCTGTTCCTTCTATACTTTCGGATTTATTATAGTTGCTCAACAACAATTCTTGAGCCTCTCGCATTTCTTTATTGGGCTCGATGCCATAAACGAAATTTCCATTTTTTAGAAACATTTCCGAAGAGATACCAGTACCTGAACCTATATCAGCTATGATTTTAGTTGGATTCAAATCAATCACGCGATGGAGTACTTCAATAATTTCACTTGGATAATGTGGGCGATATTTTATATAATCTTCCACGCGGTTTAAAAACCTTTTTGTATTATCGACATTTATTGTCATGTCTCGACTAGACTCTTAGTAACAATAAGATTCATTTAAACCGCCACATCAAAATCTCTCAATGCTTGATTAAGAGATGTCTTTTTATCGGTCGATTCAGTTCGCTTACCTATAATCAATGCGCAAGGCACGTGATAGGTTCCTGCATTAAATTGCTTAGGTAAACTACCTGGTATGACTACACTTCTAGCAGGCACTACACCTTTATACTCAATAGGTTCTTTACCAGATACATCAATAATTTTAGTCGAAGCTGTTAGCACCACATTGGCACCTAATACTGCTTCTTCTTCTACTCTTACACCTTCTACGACGATACATCTACTCCCGATAAAAGCACCATCTTCGATGATAACAGGGGCAGCCTGAGGTGGCTCTAAAACACCGCCTATTCCTACACCACCACTCAAATGTACATGCTTGCCTATTTGCGCGCAACTGCCTACGGTAGCCCAGGTATCGACCATAGTGCCCTCATCGACATAAGCTCCGATATTGACATAAGATGGCATCAAGACCACACCTTTCTGTATAAAGCTGCCATAGCGCGCCACTGCATGCGGCACAACGCGAACTCCGCGTTCGGCATAGTTTTTTTTCAATGGTATTTTATCATAAAATTCCATAGGGCCTACTTCAAAAGTTTCCATATCACGACTAGGAAAGTAGAGCAGTATTGCCTTCTTGACCCAATCATTCACCTGCCATAATCCATTGATTTTTTCCGCAACCCGCAGTTCTCCTTTATCTACTTTTTCAACAACTTCAAAAACTACTTGTTTATCTACTGCTAATAAAGATCTATCATTCCAGATAGCCTCGATTTTGGATTGATATGAACTCATTGAAAATTTATTAATATGTAAAACTTGTTACTTTGCTTACTTCCACTCCTCCTTGAGTTAAGGAATAATACCCAAAACCACAAAAATAAAGATAATCTGCGTCCGATGTGGTTATGGTGGATCCTGCAATCGTTGTGCTTAACTTTAAATTAACTTTAATTCCATTGGTATAATTAGTTCCATTAATCGTTTGTGAAATACCTTTCTGAACTATTTTAAATTCATAGGTAGAGCCATTGGATAACGTTGTTGACCAAGTTGCATTCACTGGTTCTTTTGGTTTTAGATAAATTAGTTTAGTCGCTGGTATCGATACTCCACCAAGATTAACGGCTGGTGTATACTGCCACACGTTACCTGCAGTATCCACACCAATATAACTTTCGAAATTATTATTAGATTTATTTAAAAACATAAAATACTTTTCAGTACCAATTGTGGTATCCTTAATGACTTCATAATTTCTCACAGCTCCATTAGAGTCTTTTTGAGTCATTTTTGAACCCAGCCGATATGGTGCATAGGTGCAAGTCGAAGGATTCGTAGGGTTAGAACCTACAGCATTGGCATTCCCTAATGAATTATATGATCCAGGAACGTCAGGCTTATAACAAGACGCCACCAATAATATCCCTATAAACACCAAACCACTTAACAATTTTTTCATATTTTATTTTTATTTTAATAATCAAATATAGCGAGATTTAAAAAATCAACTAATTATTTCAAAATGCCAATTAACTCCTTAGAAACCAACTCTGCTTTTTCATAAACGGCTAAGTGACCTCCCCCTTTAATTTTGATCGCATTCTTTATATTCCAAATAGGAAAAATAAAATCACCAGTTCCATGAATATGATAAACCTCACATTCTAAATTTTCTTTGCTATCCCAATACACCACTTGTTTAAATGCCCAACGAGTATAACACTCATCTCTCATGGAATATAGTCTAGCTAGATTTGGTCGGTCTGGGTTCAAGCATTGCCTCACCATAGAAAACCAGCCCACTAGGGGACCTTTATTCAATAAGATATAAGGGAAGATTTTATACAAGGGAATAACTCTATTTATCTGAATCCAAAATGGCTTTTCACTATTAGCCTTAATAGTACTTATAAGTATCAACTTTCTCGGCCGCTTAATTTTTGCTATTTCTTGAGCAATTATACCGCCAAAAGACAACCCTAATAAAATGAATTCCTTGGAATCATCTATTGTATGAGCCATTCTAAAGGCATAGCTGCTCACTTCTTCATCTCTTGCTGGGATAAGCCAAGGAATATACATCCATTCAAAATTAGGTGGTATTTTTAGCTTTTCAAATACCTTTTCATTTGCCCCTAAACCAGAAATGGCATAAATCTTCACAACATCTTATCTTCCGAATCGATAGGTCAAACCTATTTTAAAAGCACCTAAAGTCTTACTCTCATTTCTAAGATAGTGATCTGTATTTAGTCTACCTCCAGAAATTTCTGTATTAATAGCAAAGCGTTGGCTGAAAAAATAATGCATACCGATTTGTAATCCGTAACCCATATTCGCGCTATCTGCCTCAATTTTCTTGATACTATTTGTCACTAACCAATAATTATAATATGCCCCTGCATATAAATCCCAGCGCTCATCATAAATATTTAGCAAATGGTTGAAATGATAATTTAATTTAGCATGTCCACCGAAAATTCTATACTGGTCGAAAGTTTCCTTAGAATACCTATAATTAAAATCAAACCCTAAAGAAATATCACGAAACAGACCATATTCAAACCCAAGGTGAAAAGGGAGTCCGTAATTAGTGATTCCCACACCCAGTGTCGTTTGAAATCTATTTTTTACGCTATACTGCGCACTCAATGACAAAGCAACTAAAGAAAAAACAACTATAAATATTTTCTTCATAAAAGTTAAATGATGGGTAAAGTTAAGGGAATAGCTAGAAATGAAACAAAAAAACCTGCCAAAAATTTCATTAGCAGGTTTTATAAATTCGTGCATTCGTGGCTTTCTACCCCGCAAACTGCTTCCGAATAATATTCAGCGCGCCACCTTCTTTGAACCACTCGATTTGCTGAGCATTGTAGGTATGATTCGCTAGGATAGTAGATTCTGAACCGTCTTTGTGCTTGAATACGAGGGTCAAAGGTTTACCTGGAGTGAAAGATGTCAAATCTGAAATCGTGATTTTATCATCTTCTTGAATCTTATCATAGTCCGACTTATCTGCAAAGGTTAAGGCTAGCATACCTTGCTTTTTCAAATTGGTTTCATGGATACGAGCAAAGGATTTTACAAGCACTGCTTTTACACCCAAATGACGAGGCTCCATAGCCGCATGTTCTCTCGATGAACCTTCACCATAATTTTCATCGCCTACTACGATAGAACCTATATTGGCAGCTTTGTAGGCACGCTGAACTTTTGGCACTTCGTCATACTCACCTGTCAATTGATTTTTTACCTTATTCGCCGTTTCATTATAGAAATTGATAGCACCTATCAGCATATTATTGGAAATATTGTCCAAATGACCTCTGAATTTCAACCAAGGTCCTGCCATAGAGATATGGTCTGTCGTACATTTGCCTTTGGCTTTGATGAGAAGAAACATATCAGAAAAATTCTCTCCACCCCATTTCTCAAAAGGTGAAAGTAACTGTAGTCTGCTCGATGTTGGCTCCACTACGACATCTACTTTGCTACCATCTTCTAGCGGAGCTACATAGCCAGCATCCTCTACTGCAAAGCCTTTTGTTGGCAATTCATCGCCTACTGGCGGGTCTAGTTTTACTTGCTCACCTTTCTCATTGGTCAAGCTATCTGTCAATGGATTGAAGGTTAAATCGCCCGCTATAGCTAATGCCGTAACGATTTCTGGCGAACCCACAAAGGCATAAGTATTCGGATTGCCATCCTGACGAGCTGCGAAGTTTCTATTAAATGAATGTATAATGGTATTTTTTTCTTTTTTCTCTGCACCCATTCGACTCCACATACCAATACATGGACCACATGCATTAGAAAATACTTTCGCACCAATATTATCAAAGATTTCCAAGAAGCCATCGCGCTCAATAGTATAGCGTATCTGCTCTGAACCAGGAGTGATAGTATATTCTGCTTTGGCTTTAAGATTTTTATCTGACACTTGTTTGGCTAGGGAAACTGCTCTTGAGATATCTTCATACGATGAATTCGTACAGCTTCCTATCAATCCCACCTCTACCTTGGTAGGCCAGCCATTTGCAGCAGCTGCTTCTTTCATTTTAGAGATTGGTGTAGCGAGATCTGGGCTGAAAGGTCCATTGATATATGGCTCTAGCGTATTCAAATCTATTTCATATACTTCGTCAAAGTATTTTTTAGGATCGGCATAGCACTCAGCATCAGCGGTCAAATGTTCTTTAATGCCGTTTGCCAAATCAGCGACGTCTGCTCTGCCTGTAGCTCGTAAGTATCTATCCATACTTTCATCATATCCAAAGGTAGAAGTAGTAGCGCCTATTTCAGCTCCCATATTGGCTATAGTACCTTTGCCTGTGCATGACATATTTTCTACTCCTTCACCGAAGTATTCTACAATAGCTCCAGTACCACCTTTTACCGTTAGGATACCTGCCACTTTTAATATCACATCCTTCGCGCTACACCAGCCATTCAACTTTCCAGTCAATTTAATTCCTATCAACTTTGGCCATTTCAGCTCCCAAGGAAGACCTGCCATTACATCGACAGCATCTGCTCCACCTACGCCGATAGCCACCATACCTAGACCGCCTGCATTTACGGTGTGTGAATCCGTACCTATCATCATACCACCTGGGAAAGCATAGTTTTCTAAAACGATTTGGTGGATAATTCCTGCACCCGGCTTCCAGAAACCGATACCATATTTATTAGATACTGAGGC
Proteins encoded in this region:
- a CDS encoding alpha/beta hydrolase, which produces MKIYAISGLGANEKVFEKLKIPPNFEWMYIPWLIPARDEEVSSYAFRMAHTIDDSKEFILLGLSFGGIIAQEIAKIKRPRKLILISTIKANSEKPFWIQINRVIPLYKIFPYILLNKGPLVGWFSMVRQCLNPDRPNLARLYSMRDECYTRWAFKQVVYWDSKENLECEVYHIHGTGDFIFPIWNIKNAIKIKGGGHLAVYEKAELVSKELIGILK
- a CDS encoding class I SAM-dependent methyltransferase; the encoded protein is MEDYIKYRPHYPSEIIEVLHRVIDLNPTKIIADIGSGTGISSEMFLKNGNFVYGIEPNKEMREAQELLLSNYNKSESIEGTAENTNLQSSSVDIIVCAQSFHWFDKDLFKKEIQRILKPTGNVVLIWNSRSTNTPFSNEYEETLKNNIPAYQNSNHREIKDDDIVDFFSPRTMKTYELKNYQEFNLDGLKGRLMSSSYCPKQGGEYEKLMEAINQLFQNYQSNGIVTFEYDTQMYWV
- a CDS encoding 2,3,4,5-tetrahydropyridine-2,6-dicarboxylate N-succinyltransferase, whose protein sequence is MSSYQSKIEAIWNDRSLLAVDKQVVFEVVEKVDKGELRVAEKINGLWQVNDWVKKAILLYFPSRDMETFEVGPMEFYDKIPLKKNYAERGVRVVPHAVARYGSFIQKGVVLMPSYVNIGAYVDEGTMVDTWATVGSCAQIGKHVHLSGGVGIGGVLEPPQAAPVIIEDGAFIGSRCIVVEGVRVEEEAVLGANVVLTASTKIIDVSGKEPIEYKGVVPARSVVIPGSLPKQFNAGTYHVPCALIIGKRTESTDKKTSLNQALRDFDVAV
- a CDS encoding outer membrane beta-barrel protein — protein: MKKIFIVVFSLVALSLSAQYSVKNRFQTTLGVGITNYGLPFHLGFEYGLFRDISLGFDFNYRYSKETFDQYRIFGGHAKLNYHFNHLLNIYDERWDLYAGAYYNYWLVTNSIKKIEADSANMGYGLQIGMHYFFSQRFAINTEISGGRLNTDHYLRNESKTLGAFKIGLTYRFGR
- a CDS encoding aconitate hydratase: MAFDIDMIKKVYENIPSKLQKARAVVNRPLTLSEKILFSHLHADQKIEDFQRGGSYVDFAPDRVAMQDATAQMALLQFMTSGRSKVAVPSTVHCDHLIQAKVGSAVDLEFANKESKEVFDFLASVSNKYGIGFWKPGAGIIHQIVLENYAFPGGMMIGTDSHTVNAGGLGMVAIGVGGADAVDVMAGLPWELKWPKLIGIKLTGKLNGWCSAKDVILKVAGILTVKGGTGAIVEYFGEGVENMSCTGKGTIANMGAEIGATTSTFGYDESMDRYLRATGRADVADLANGIKEHLTADAECYADPKKYFDEVYEIDLNTLEPYINGPFSPDLATPISKMKEAAAANGWPTKVEVGLIGSCTNSSYEDISRAVSLAKQVSDKNLKAKAEYTITPGSEQIRYTIERDGFLEIFDNIGAKVFSNACGPCIGMWSRMGAEKKEKNTIIHSFNRNFAARQDGNPNTYAFVGSPEIVTALAIAGDLTFNPLTDSLTNEKGEQVKLDPPVGDELPTKGFAVEDAGYVAPLEDGSKVDVVVEPTSSRLQLLSPFEKWGGENFSDMFLLIKAKGKCTTDHISMAGPWLKFRGHLDNISNNMLIGAINFYNETANKVKNQLTGEYDEVPKVQRAYKAANIGSIVVGDENYGEGSSREHAAMEPRHLGVKAVLVKSFARIHETNLKKQGMLALTFADKSDYDKIQEDDKITISDLTSFTPGKPLTLVFKHKDGSESTILANHTYNAQQIEWFKEGGALNIIRKQFAG